The window caccaacatATTAATGCATATGTTCACTAGGATGTCATAATATACATCACGACAGGTTTCTAGTTTTGTTTTCTTTTCATATACAAAGTTCCTCATTACTGGTACGAGTTGTGGTATAAAGTGGGGATTTTTAAAATTACAAGGCTATGTCTGAGCAAAAATGAAGAATTACAAACACAATAgcccacatttttcaaaaagagTGCAGGCTGTACTAGGTGTGGTTTGCCCGTGAACTGTGCAGAGTGCATCAGAtaaatcaaaactggtgcatggtcttcatgaatctggcgcccccagcACTGCTTGGGAATTCggcaccattttttggtgcagaatTGTGACGCTAACTTAGtgccgactaagcagtaacagcccctttaggttcaCATTTTTTCCATCTTGTCGGGCAcagagcagccgcaacacaaaactggcgcagacactttataaatacctgtacaagtagATTACATGTTCTTTTAAGGGCAAAgaaaactttaataaatatgAGCCATTAATTTCTAAATtcttatgtttcttttttttgcattttttgtataATGTTGTCTTCTCCCTTCTTTCCCACCTTTAGGCGACTGTTCCTCATAGCTACTTCAGTTCTTCTCCTCACCATAAGATCTACAACCAGAACATCAATGTGCCGCCCTATACTGATATAATCAGTGACCTCGCTCCCTACTCGGTTTACAATGTTCGTGTGTCCTGTTTGAACAGTGAGGGGGTCTCCCAGTGGACAGACTGGGTCCCGATGGAGACATTGGAAGGAGGTATGAGACAAGAGACTTAACACGTTGATGGTTGTGTTGAGTGTTGGACTGTGCCACATGAGGTTCCTCCAATTGTCCCTCCAAACCTTATACCGGAACCCATAGGAAtaacagcctaaggctacattcacacgatggcggtgggcacacgtcggcacccagcgctgctcaccccacccctctccaaagcaatatatggtgcacggcgccaaattacggggagagataggacacacgtgcggcaccataccgctcccaaaTTACGCAGTGCACCTATTGCCTTCTATACGCCCCTCCCATATGTTCATGTAGCCTAAGTTGGTGGCTTCTTTCTGGAGGATAATCTAGGGTGGGGgtccccagtccgacactgattaCGTTGCAATAGAGAAGTAATTTAACAAAGAATATCCATGTCTGAGAATATTGAAGATGCTAAATGATTAAGATGATTGTGTTGTATATTGTACGTCAAGCTGGAAAGGACATTGAGGAGGAACCAATCCTTAAAAGACAAAAATTCTCAGAAACTTGTATTGAAAATGAAACTTAAAAAACACTTGACATAAGGTGAATTTTCAGCTTAGTACTTCAGAAGTCCAGACATTTGTCTTGTTTTAATTTGAAGTGTCTCATCAGTTTTCTCGcggcctctctcctccgcccgctCTCCCTTTCCCTGGCAGGATATAAAAGGGTCGGAGCTGGTAAGAGGGGCTCCCTTTCAGCCCTGGCCCCTAAAAGTGATTAGTATACAAGACACAAGCGATACTGTCTGTGTCGCTGCCCTGCTGGCACCGTTTTCTTCCACTTCTCCTTGtgagacaactttttttttttttcactttatcttTTAGCAGCCGCCccactttatttttccatgtttgtGTCTCTTAATTAGTCGATGAGACTCGCCTTAAAAGCGTATTgccttttaaaacattttaagggATTGTTTTGTGGGCACTTTTGCTGAATCTCATCAACTTGAGCTGCATTACCCAACACAGCCTAGACACTAGGGCGGCGCTGTTTGTAGCCCTAACCATGTAACATGTAACCCTCATAGCCTAGTTTTACTTGAGATTTATGTTTATCTTAACAGTTCCGTCCGGCCCCCCTCAAAATGTCACAGCGCTAAAGAACGAGACTGTCGTCATCATCACATGGAGAGAGCCAAGAGCGCCACTGAATGGTGTGTTGATGGGTTACAGACTGGCATACCAAACTAAGGATCAGCCAGAGGTACAAAATGCAATACTTACCCATGAAATTTGTATTATTGCTTGTCAGGAGGGTGGGGCTTGTAAAAGAAGGTGGAGTTTATAATAAATGGGTGTGGCATAATATATTAAAATTAGAATATATTTTAAATGCAAACTTAGCCAACCAATTGGCCGATTAAAGATGTACCCTCGatgtaaaaattcataaaaaaattaCTATCTAAAAATTTAGGcagggttagtaaatctgccttaattatgttttatttacCAACCAGGTTGTGGTAGATGCTGGCCTGACCAGGGAGGTGATGCTGGACATGTTGCAGCCTGTGGACAATCTGACTGTTAGGGTCTGCTCTTACACGGTCGCGGGGGATGGTCCTTGGAGTGATCCAGTTCTTGCTTTAGTCACCGATTATGGTGAGGATCTTCAGGCAGGAAACCAatggatatattacatatattatactGTGATCACTAATGTCCTTCAATTTGATTTTTTATAGATTCCAAGTCACCTCAAGGTAAGGAACAAAATCCCAAAAGTAATTCTTGGTCCAGATCTACTAAGCCTTGAAGCCTCAGTTCTCCACCTGGATTTTATATTTGAAAACCTGATTCCATGTTTTTATGGGTTTATAACCCTTGGTACATGTACTACCTTAAAAATAATTCTCCTACCCAGTAGTTTATCTAAATATTGGTGGTTCGGCGATAGCccgggacccaagccttctagggggcccatggccaccaaaaccacccaccaCGTTTTATACAGAGAAGGaaattcacccatgaaatcctgatCCATGACGTCTGTTCACGCTCACAATacgcatgtacacaagagccatttcaggacccttTTGAGgacttccaaaggtcctgaaactgtagATTGAAAGCtggtagaagggacacatcctccattccctaagGAGCTTGATCCTCGTGCAATATGTAGGacgtgaattccagacttgtaccggctataatatccatacattCCAGGGACCACAACAGCCTTAATCCTCCCCTACTCCTACCCGATCTCTTAATTTTGAGTCCCAATATCTTGTCTTCTTAATTGTGACATCACTCTAGAAAGCTACagctgtatatgttttttttccacaGCAGTCCGAGACATAGCATCATCTCTCTTCTCCTGGCATTGGTGGTATGTGATGTTGGTGGTAGCGGTGGCAGTTTTCGGGGCGATCGTTGGTGCCATCTTCCTTGCACGTGTCCGAAAGAAGGAGACACGATACGGGTGAGTGTTATATATCGTAATATATCAATAAAGATCAAAGAAGACACTTCATACAAGTCACTAATGTTGATTATGTGGCTGGTTTCATGTTCAGGGAGGCCTTTGAACCTACCGTGGAACAAGGAGAACTTGTGGTCCGGTACAGAGTAAGGAAGTCTTATAGTAGAAGAACCACAGAAGCCACTTGTAAGTCTTTAAAACCAACCTTCTATAGGGTCATAGATCTGGGAATTTGGTTTAACCTTCCATGTCAACTATATCCCATCAGACTAGGCCTAGGTCATAAACTGATTTTATACCCCATATTCGTAGCAGAATGTGAAGGCTAGTATTGTGTCTGTATCCCAGATATCCCAGTATTGTGACTATATCCCAGATTTCGTTGTTGCGTACAgtttcattgggggtcatttactaagggcccgatttgcgttttcccgacgtgttacccgaatatttccgatttgcgccgatttttcctgaattgccccgggattttggagcacgcgatatgattgtggcgcatcggcaccggcatgcacgagacggacatgggggggcatggccataaaAAAACCTGACAATtccggaaaaaacgccgcatttaaaaaaaaaaaagtgtcgctcgacgcgtgcttacctgcacccagcatagcttggtgaacttcagtgcacccggtgaatttcagcgcagcagcgacacctggtagacgtcggaggaactgcattaatgaatccctgccggacccgcagagaacgtgccgctgtatcgcgaatggaccgggtaagtaaatctgccccattgttttcaatggttgAGGCCACTCAAACCCAGGCATGAAGCTGGAGATGTGATGGGCTAGTAAACTTTGGGAATATCCTGTTGCTTTCAGTTGAAATAAAGTTCAGCCCTGGGCGGAATTTGGTCTTATGTAACCAATAAATATTTATGACTTGCCTAATAAGCCAGATGTCAGGATAGACCCCTGTGTACAGACGGGGAATTAACACAGGGATAGGTGGGGTTGCCTTCTAGACCAGATTGATAGATTTGGAGAATTGGAGGAGTCTGCAGAGAATCTGTTCGTACTCCATCCATTTGGCTGAACATCAGGAAATTCCTGCTCATGTTTTGTGCTGAATAACACTGGGATCCAGACAACTCCATGGTTACAGGAAGACCTTTCTCTTAGCGATGGCTCCCTCCAAGCCAAAGCCTCTAAGGACCAGCTGGAGGGATATGTTTTCGAGGAAAAACATTGTATAAATTCTAGAGGATGACTATTGAAAATCTGATAAATTTCTTGATTTCCTGTGTGCTCAGATTTTGTGGTCAGAATTTGATATAAAGTCTGGAACTTTTACTATCCAGTCAGGAAATCTGAGGAGAATAAAGTCATATTTATAAAGTCCATATTGCTAAAAGGGGattaaagatattggggcacatttacttacccgtctcgtTGACGCTGCCAATCCAGAATTCCAGTGATAactttcaatggggcacatttacttacacatcccgtcgcgatcccgcggcgagttgtccgccgaggattaggagctgccgcgattcactaagatcgtgcgtccaatttcctgcatgtgttgcttccccgctcaggtccaccggagttcaccttcttcttcccggtgtatgtcagtgctgatcttgcaacacaatttcatttttaaattccacggtttgtccgaatcagtcgggttgtccgacagccacgccccccagatttgtgttgcatgaaagccgatgcggcacaatcccatctcgtgtgccaaaaacccgggggcaattccgcgcaaaacggaaatgcgtccgacggacccttagtaaatgtaccccataatgTATCTCTTATCCACAAGGTAGGGGATAAGTTACAGGTCACTGAGGTCCAACCAATAGGATGACGATAAAAATGGGACACCAAAAGTCCTCCTGTGAACTTGACCAGAAATTTCCCCAATCATCAGCAGTCAGTACCGTTAGTcagtggtgtatatatactgtatattgttcaTTGGTTTTAACTGGTGAAACCTCAGTTGACACTGAAAGTAGGGACCTTTTCTTTGACAGTTCTCTATACAGTATCTGAATATCACACAACACCCAAGCCCCCGTTGCCCCAAATCCCTCCTGCTGTCTCTACACAACTGTACCTCGATAAATGTCTTTGTAGGTCTATGTTGCAATAGTAATTTCCATAAAGATTGAGACTCATGCTCTTCACTTTCCAGTGAACCGACTGGGCATTAGTGACGATCTTAAAGAGAAGCTCCGAGACGTTATGGTGGATCGGCACAAACTCACACTAGGCAAAACCCTTGGAGAAGGTAGGTGGGATCACCTTATTCACCTTGGCTGCCCTCACTATGTGCttcttatacactggtgcccaaaattgtACAGAGTATCACACTAGGGATTTGGATGAGGGCAAAacaatgtccttatcatgagaatctattcctctcttgatacatcccataattgtatttgtcTCTCCTGGCACTGGCCTTTAAAGTCTTCtgtcctccatgttcctgtctaTTTATGTTTTTGGCCATAGATTTTGTAAGCGGGTCTGTTTATTTACAAACGGTAGGGGACCATGAGAGAGGTCCTCAAAGGTTCCTTCAAGTATAAGAGGTTTAAGAGGTTCCTTCAAGGTTCTCAAAATTCCTCCCCTTCTTCCTTGTTAACACACATCTGAAACATAAGTAAATAGGAGAATAATGTTGTACAATTACCAAGAGTAATTTCCCTAAAATATGCGCCCCTCTTCTTATTCCGTCTTTTTTGGTCCCGTATTCTGATCTTTTGTGGGTTCCTGGTTTAGAGAAAGTTGTGTCTGGGACTAGTTACATTCTGTAGGAAACGGAGTAAAATAAAATCTCCCCTGGGACTCGTTTTCCTCCCGTCTTTCCCATCAGACCTGAGTTTTGCAGCTCACAGGACGGGTTCCTGCTGTCTCATCCACGCTGTGTTTTCCTATGTGTGGGAACAGTCAGACAGTAACACGAGCCTCGCAGGCCCCACTTCCGTTCACTGTCTTATCCTACACAGTCTGGAAAAGCGATCGGAAAAGAGCTCTTGGTCTAATGgcttcctccagcttcctcctgggAGACTGATCTCCTGCCAGATTTGTTTCGACTATTCCTGTAGGGCAACTTGTTAACCCAGCGGCTGCTGATTCCTGAGGGGTCCCTGAAGGTCAATAATGGCTGTAACTTTTTGTCGTGAACATAAATGTGTGACCTTGTTGAGACGGTTTCATTTTTGGACCATTGTCAGACTGTAGACCACCATATTACGGACAACATGGACTCAGAGACCATCCAAGATACTTCTTTTAGCCACAGCCTGCAGGTCCATCTCTTCCCCAAACATACAATCAGAAATACATCCTTAGCTATAGGTGGTCTCCACCAGACCCTCCTGCACTTTACATGATGATATGGCCGATATTTCTTTTGTTGTTGATACATATTGAATGATGGCACCATGATGATGCAACATTGTGGGTGTTGGGCCATATAGACCCAAGAGGTCCACTCCCTCCATCAATGTAGTCAAGATGACCACCGATACGTTACCGCGTGCATGGATGTTCTGTTCACCGATCCAATGTCCATGTGACTCTTGTGATTGATTCTTAGGAGAGTTCGGTTCGGTCATGGAAGGTCAGTTGAATCAGGATGACTACATTCTCAAGGTGGCGGTGAAGACCATGAAGAGTAGGTGTCTGCTGATCTCGTCCTCAGTATTTTTACGTCTAGTTTTTTGATTATGGTTGGCGGAACAGTTTCACCATATTATAATTTTTCCCCCCATTGCTTCTTCGCCATCAGTTGCCATCTGCACCCGGACGGAGATGGAAGATTTCCTGAGTGAGGCCGTGTGTATGAAGGAATTCGATCATCCTAACGTCATGCGTCTCATCGGTAAGTGTTATGTCTGGTCCTGCAGGAGAACTAAATGATATGTAATAATTCTCCATGGAAACCCTCCtgcctcctgtcagtgaatagaaataTTAAAGGAGAGCAACTATGACGACtctactatgagaagtagatggtagattcctcccgctgcctctgccctaatctgcagTTTAATAATTTTGGAATCtaatctaacttgttaaaaactgtattttagtaatatgtaaattaactgcagaggctactggggcgtgtcctatcctggccgggcactgggagctaaggctactccacgccccaggagcctctgcaggtaatttgaaACAAGTTTGATTAGGATCCAGGACTATTGAATTACAGTTTAGGACAAAGGcaggaggaggaatctaccatcacatctacttctaatgatagattcctcatggagggtttcctttaaatccccccccctcccccatccctcAGAAGGTTGTAATATATTGATTGACGTGGGTCTTGTCAATTATACAGTATCTTatcaatataatatttttatttggaTTTAATAAAAATGggcagaacttttttttaatataatgaatTGTCTTTGTAAAgctctacggaatatgatggtccTGTACAAATAACGATTATTATTAATTatctgtaaattaaaaaaacgtcTGTGATATTAATACTGAGTAAAGgatgttttatttaaaggacatctaaatccatcctgataaaccagggacattactcatagatccaggcaccgggaccgtgatcgtcttacatttgttatccatggcttccttccttctagaatcaacttgtataattatgctaatgagcccgattATTACTTTACTGATTATGAGCCTGATTATAACTTTTATAATTCTGCTAAAGGGCTCTGGGCGTGTATTAGAATCTCTCTGTGCTCTGGCATCACAAGCTGTTGTTACAGAAGGAAGTAACAATGTAACAAtctgtgaagatacagcatgaagcacttctggctcattaacataattgagttgattttagaaggaataaggAATGGCTAACAAATATGGCCCATCCTTGGTTGGGAGGGACTTTGGTAACACTCCCCAGagctcttcagactcattagcatacatttaaaaaatattttattaggaaaaagcccatggataacaaatataagagggttaacacagtcccggtgcctggatctatgagtaatgtccctggtttatcaggatggtggAGTTTTCCTGACATGTCTCTTTAAGACGatatttaaatacctgtgcaagcagcttacacctaaaagaacttgcaaagtccgacagaaaactggtgcacgacccttagtaaatgtgcccctatatgttagaCAGAGCCTTCAGCTTTCAGTTCAGGGGCCCCAAACTCAACTAAGTTTGGAGTTCACCTCATACCAATATCGGTCCTGGTTATCATAGAATCTATTGCTTCTTGCTCTGCCGTAGCTTCAAATTATATTGGCTAAAAATATTGAGATCCTTATgtgagatataatatatatatatatatacaaaaaatttcAAGATTTTTTAAAGAGCACACTTGACCATCTTAAAGCCTTTAATCCCCGGGGAATTTACGATCTTGTATTGCATTGGGGAGATTTCATTATTGTGACAAAAagcacaaaaacacaaaatccaAAGCAAGAAAATCTGGatgtttttgtgtctttttaaaCTAAACCCTTGGTTGCCACCTAGTGGTAGGAGGTATGTACTGCGCCCTTTAAAAAAACTCGTGTGCCAAAACACCCAGCGGCTCCTCCCTTGTGCTGGATATCATTTTTGGACACTTGATCCCTAGATTCTGATGAAGTATTTTTCTCCAGTGATTTTTGGGTGTGCCGCCATTACCACCGTGTATCCCAGTGTGTTATGGATGGGTGTCTTCAAGTTACGGCGTCGCTTTACTAAAagcatttatttttttacgtcCACAAAATTTTCTACTAATATTTCATGTTATGAGGTTAAATTCAATTTATTACTTAAAGGGGCCACAaactttttttgttacatttattaCCCATGGATCACATGATCAGCAGACGTGGCAGATGTGTATAATCCAGTCTCATCGTGCACTTTAGTTGCGGTAAATTTTCTCTTCGTCTCCTTCTTTTAGGGGTCTGCCTTCAGAACACGGAGAATGAAGGATACCCGTCGCCCGTCGTGATTTTGCCGTTCATGAAACATGGCGACCTGCACAGCTTCCTGCTGTATTCTCGACTTGGAGATGCTCCATTGGTATGTACAGTTATTCTACGGTAATGGAAATATCTAAATTAAATGACAAGTGGGTGTGTTCCCAAGTAGGGGGGTATAATACAAGTGGGGGGGTTTAATACAAAGTATGTTGGATAGGGCTCCCCCCTTATCAGAGGAGGTTCTTCTGTTGCGACCTCCATCACAACAACGATGGGTCCTATCCAGCCCCATACCAATGGAGTGGTGGTCAACCATATGCATTGCCGATCCATTCAACCCTATGAGACTGGCAAAGGCTTGACAGAAATGCCTTAGTGTTGCATTGAGTAGATCCACCACCCATTCAAACCAGGTGAGAAGACGCCCAATTCTTGTGATGGACGTGTGGGGGCCGATCGGTGACCTGTATCATATATTTGCTTGCAGTATCTCCCAACGCAGATGCTGGTAAAGTTCATGACCGATATTGCCAGCGGCATGGAGTATCTCAGCAACAAGAACTTCATCCACAGAGACCTGGCTGCCCGGAATTGCATGTAATTATCCTCTCCATTTTTTGATTTGACCTGCATGACCATTCCATAACCCGCTTTACCTTTGTGGTTGGGTGGATAATTGCCTTGGACATCTTGGGCTTGTGTCCTCTGCATCTAACACCTGATTCTCTACCCACCATCCAGGCTGAACGAGAACATGAACGTCTGTGTGGCCGATTTTGGTTTGTCCAAGAAAATCTACAATGGAGATTATTATCGGCAAGGGCGGATTGCCAAGATGCCAGTGAAATGGATTGCGATAGAAAGCCTGGCCGACCGGGTGTACACCACCAAGAGCGACGTGGTGAGGGGCATCACTGCGCTATTCTCTAAGGTCGCATGTTACAGACTAGTCAATCTGAAGTCCAAAAAGATTCCAAAATAATCTAAGTTACAGAACAGTACAAGGGTATTCAGCATTTATAGTAAGAGTTCATTATTGAGGGTCCTTAAGACTATATCAACCAGAAGATCAGGAGGATCAAATATGAACTAATGATTCAATTACAAAAATGCAGTACCTCATATCACCTGTAGGGGTACGGTGACTCAAACCCTTTGCCCCCCCTGCTTCCTGATAAATGTGGCGGTGTGGGTGTAGACTATAGCTGGTGCACGGGCGTAGAGTGTCCCAATGCCGGGCCACTCCATGGCCCAGCACCATCCCCAACCAACACGCAAAAAAGTCAGAAAGGGCGCATTTCCCGTCTCTGTGCCGGGAATTGCATCAAAATTTGGGTGCATGGGTCAATAGATGCTTAATGACTTATATTCTTCTCTTTTCAGTGGTCTTTTGGAGTCACCATGTGGGAAATTGCTACACGAGGCCAAACACCATATCCCGGGGTGGAGAACAGTGAAATCTATGACTACTTGAGACAAGGGAATCGGCTGAAGCAGCCACCAGATTGCCTGGATGGATTGTAAGTATAAGGCTCTGCTTTATCGCTGACCATAATAATAAGCTTATATATCGATGTTGCATAAAGAGTTGCAACGTTTTGCCACCGGGGACCGACAGTGGATGGGGGCAATTAGATGGTTAGGATCGGAGGGCCTTGCGGCCGTGTCACACTGGCTTTCTCCTAAATTAGGCCTCATTTACCTCTTTCTGGGCCAGCAGACAAGAAGTAAGAAAAAGGAGCGGGAGGCcgtagtatggtagatagtcccccgGGCCACTCCTGGTGTATATAGGTGGTTAACCTCTGGCAGGTGGCAGAAAGGAGGCCCTTGGTGTTCACGGAGGGCCAGGGATGTACAAAGGAGACACTGAATTGGCACGGTAAAAACTTAAAGTTCCTTTAATGGAAAACACAGTCTAAATAGCAGCTTAGTACAAGCTGACAATGGTTAATCTCGTGGCAAGCAAATCTGTCTGTTTGTTGGCTTCAATGTAGGAAACAGGAACAAAACTTGAGGggctgcagagggtgcggtcacaatcggggcccaagagacttaggggcccatatggtgtacctttcctatatgagaaaactagtactataaacaatacattataattgggggcctcATGCACATTTTGAACTGGGCGCCTGACACATTCAAGTTAGGCAACAATTCAATGTCCTGGTCCTATAGGTCAGGTAGACTGGCTTGTCTCTTTGGGAGCCCATTTGGCTCTGCTGCAACAACAGCTTAACATTGCCTGGATAGTGTCTGTAGACaccctggggcagatttacctacccggtcgattcgcgatccagcggtgggttcccagacgctgattcgggtcttccggtgattcactaaggtagtgcgcccgatgtccaccaggtgttgctgctgcgctgaagtccgtcggagttcactggagttcacgatcctaacctgggtgcaggtaagcgcgtgtcaagcgacacattttttaaaaaaatacggtggtttttctgaatccgtcgggttttccgacggccacgcccccgatttccgtcgcgtgcatgccaacactgatgcgccacaatccgattgcgtgccccaaaaacccggggcaattcggcgcaaaacggtaatattcgggaaacccgatggaaaaacgtgattcgggaccttagtaaatgacccccacaatctCCACAGACTAccgtatttttggactataaggtgcacaaaaaatccttagattttctcagaaatcaaaggtgcgccttatagtccggtgcgccttatggcGTACTTCATATGaacaggggaaagagagggagccacaggaaACCCCACAGGActaacaccctgcctgaggaggtaaagagaaggggcagagggagaccggttaacccctgctgcatcacccttgCAGCATTAACCCCcaacagcccatacctctgaggtCAGAGCTCTGTGACAGGCTGGAGGCACGTTTGCATGGAACTGCAGcttccttgaactgtgcacaggtctgccacctgctagtcatttattgatggtgcgccttatattccagtgcgccttatagttcaaaaaatacggtaactcaTGACTCCATCGagacctgctacaaagcaggtccTTATAACATCTCAGTCATTAGTTACATGCTCTGAGGTGCCAACCAATGACAAGACTGGATGACCACAAGGATGATACATTAATCATACATACAGAATTAACCCTTTTAGGTCAAAGATATAAGATGCATATTAATAACTTTGCACAAATGTATGGCCATTCCCACCATGTTCCATGCAGCCACTAGGGGAAAGAGAAAATACAATTTCTATCAGACGTTTTGACCATTATATTACTCTTGGACTTGTGAGCTTACTAGTGCACCTCTAACCCTGAGTTGCTCGTAACCTCGGTGGGGTGCGCAGTCTCATCGGGTCCCTTTAGCAttgtagacatattggggcacatttactacgggtccgcaaaaccgcattttcatcgggtttcacaatttttttccgttttgccctgaatcgccccggtttttggcacacatgatcggattgtggcgcattggcaccggctggcatgcgacacaaatcaggggccgtggacgtcggacaaccctgattcggacaaaccgcggaattttaaaagcaaattgtgtcgcaagatcagcactaacatgcaccgggaagtCCTTAGTCCcaactgtgtatacatgtgtataggagaatacACATGGAGAATACACTTGGAGAATAGTTGTCACCTGAGTTCTGGTCACTGCTATTGAAGGTGTGTGGGCACCATACTGTTGCGTGGTATGTAATATCTTGTACAACTTTTTAAGGAAATTCTAAGACGTGTATAAAATCCAGTTCTGAAATCCCCTGACACATTCGCTTCCCGTGGCACAGACATTATCCCGCCTCAGTTTCCCGCTTGCCTCCACCTTGGTAATGAACCAGAATTGGAAATTATTTCATTCCTAATCTGAAATTCATTAAACCGCATCCTGTTACTCAAGACATCCAGGACATCTAACAAGAGATTCTTGATGGAAGCTTTTGAAGTCCAAACCACATGATCTCTGAAGGATTGTGAAAGTGTTGGTGTGGCACAGATTAACCCGCTAGGATTCTCCTGGAATAACAAAAATGTACAAAGTCCGGAtcattaaaatggaaaaaatgtgtGGAGATGTGAGCTCAGATATCGTTATGAGCTATCAAACAGACTGAGGATTTGGATCAGTAAAAAATAGATGTTTACTTTGTTGTTTTTAGAGTCACGTTGGCATGTGTATAAGGGCGACTGTGTTG is drawn from Engystomops pustulosus chromosome 9, aEngPut4.maternal, whole genome shotgun sequence and contains these coding sequences:
- the AXL gene encoding tyrosine-protein kinase receptor UFO; this translates as MRLVSGLLVLLGTLGAVLAQNGIQFNTDPSNITSSLGKDIVLRCTLTVSGDAEIPDVEWLRDDEPLAFADINQIQMPQDDDTWLAISELSIPSLQLSDSGWYQCAVEGEEERILSDPAFLQLEGLPVFTDEPQDLHVYSNLSFNLSCDAHGPPNPVHVIWLQDGFPLNSLVDELALTPSVLQVKGLNKSSMFSCEAHNGKGVTTSRTATIKVLPRKPKELALETRSATQLEISWKPGDSGAHPVQVCTVQATVPHSYFSSSPHHKIYNQNINVPPYTDIISDLAPYSVYNVRVSCLNSEGVSQWTDWVPMETLEGVPSGPPQNVTALKNETVVIITWREPRAPLNGVLMGYRLAYQTKDQPEVVVDAGLTREVMLDMLQPVDNLTVRVCSYTVAGDGPWSDPVLALVTDYDSKSPQAVRDIASSLFSWHWWYVMLVVAVAVFGAIVGAIFLARVRKKETRYGEAFEPTVEQGELVVRYRVRKSYSRRTTEATLNRLGISDDLKEKLRDVMVDRHKLTLGKTLGEGEFGSVMEGQLNQDDYILKVAVKTMKIAICTRTEMEDFLSEAVCMKEFDHPNVMRLIGVCLQNTENEGYPSPVVILPFMKHGDLHSFLLYSRLGDAPLYLPTQMLVKFMTDIASGMEYLSNKNFIHRDLAARNCMLNENMNVCVADFGLSKKIYNGDYYRQGRIAKMPVKWIAIESLADRVYTTKSDVWSFGVTMWEIATRGQTPYPGVENSEIYDYLRQGNRLKQPPDCLDGLYELMASCWQLNSKDRPSFETLHRELETILKNLPPAKDPDEILYVNMEEPLSSSFSEDGELGAVGGLDIKDFGEDIFAKATSVTAEVHQPENTNRYVMCPSREATRLLTNVSTEHPRYSSTLEEGTLEELLAGQGSR